A stretch of the Candidatus Nealsonbacteria bacterium genome encodes the following:
- the rpmG gene encoding 50S ribosomal protein L33: protein MAKKPFVKFKCQECKKINYFVHRSRGIAEKKLELKKFCKWCRKHTLHKEGKK, encoded by the coding sequence ATGGCAAAAAAACCTTTTGTTAAATTTAAGTGCCAAGAGTGCAAGAAAATTAATTACTTTGTCCACAGGTCTCGGGGAATAGCCGAGAAGAAGTTGGAATTGAAGAAGTTTTGCAAGTGGTGCAGGAAGCATACTCTGCATAAGGAAGGAA